CCACCGAAAACACCGGATTCCGCATCCACCTGGCCGGTAGCCAACTACAGCTGCCCTCCTAAACCACACGAGAGCACGGCAGACACATCGAGGCGACAGTCACATACGGGGCACCCAACACGACTACGACAGAATGATCAGGTGCCCCTCTACCGCGAAGCCGCCATCGTGCTCAGAACCACCAAGCTCGCAGAGGCCGACCGCATCATCACCCTCCTCGGCCGCGAACGAGGACTCATCCGCGCCGTTGGCAAAGGAATCCGCAAGACACGCAGCCGCTTCGGAGCCCGCCTTGAACCCGGACTTGTCATCGACGCGCAGTTCTACGAAGGACGCAACCTCGACACCGTCACCCAAGTCGAAGTTCTTGCCCCCTATGGAGAACGAATCACCCGCGACTACGACGCCTGGACCGCCATGATCGCCATGCTCGAAGCTGCTGAACGATTCGGCCAAGAAACCACCAACTCCAGAAACCAATTCACCCTTCTCGCAGGCGCACTAGCTTCTATAGCGGCCGGGGAGCATGACATCTCAATGACCCTCGATGCCTACCTCCTACGCTCAGTCGCCCTTGCAGGCTGGGCGCCAAGCTTCCACGACTGCGCAAAATGTGGAGCCCCCGGCCCCCACAAAGCCTTCAACCTCACCGCCGGTGGAACCCTCTGCCCCCACTGTCGCATCCCCGGATCAGCTACCCCCGCCCTGGCCACCCTCGCCATGCTCGGCGCCCTCCTCGAAGGAGACTGGGATACAGCCGAACAAATAGCTGAACCGCGATACCTCCGCGAAGGATCTGGCCTCGTGCGCGCCTACGTGCAATGGCACCTAGAACGAGGAGTCCGCGCCCTGAAATACGTCGAACGCAACTAACCCAGACTCCCACCCCAACCCAGCAGTTGCCCTCCATCGGCCCGGAGCGGGATGATCGCACCCATGAGCAGCGAATACGCCCGCCCCTACCCGCACCCAAGTGGAGCAACAGCCCCTCAGATCCCCGCCAAATTCCTCCCCAAACACGTCGCTATCGTCATGGATGGCAACGGACGCTGGGCCAACCAGCGAGGCCTCTCACGCACCAAAGGACATGAAGCAGGCGAGGCTGCGCTGCTGGACGTTGTCGCCGGCGCCATCGAAGCCAATATCACCCACCTGTCGGCATACGCCTTCTCCACCGAAAACTGGAAGCGCTCACCTGAAGAAGTGGCCTTCCTCATGGGGTTCAACCGCGACGTCATCCGCCGCCGTCGCGACCAACTCCACGAATGGGGAGTACGAATGCGCTGGGTTGGGCGCCGCCCCCGACTATGGAAATCCGTCATTAGCGAACTTGAGATCGCCCAAGAGATGACCAAAGACAACACTGGCCTGACCCTCTACTTCTGCGTCAACTATGGCGGCCGTGCTGAGCTAGGAGACGCAGCACGGGAAATCGCTCGCAAGGTCGCGGCAGGACAGCTCAACCCAGACAAAGTTGATGAGCGCACCATCGCCGCTCACCTCACTGAACCAGACATGCCTGACGTTGACCTGTTCGTGCGAAGCTCTGGCGAACAGCGCACCAGCAACTTCCTTCTCTGGCAGAGCGCCTACGCAGAGATGGTCTTCCAAGACACCCTGTGGCCCGACTACGACAGGACAACGCTGTGGAATGCCATCGAGCAATACGCCAGGCGCGACCGTCGCTATGGGGGAGCGGTCGACACACCCGCTGTATGAGAACAAACTCATACCCACAGCAAAAGTGAATATTAATGCGCACCTATGCATATAGTTAGGTGCATGTCCACAGTTCTAACAAAACTCCCGGTCGGCAAACACATCGGCTTAGCCTTCTCTGGCGGCCTCGACACCTCCGTAGCCGTGGCCTGGATGCGTGAGAACGGCGCCGTCCCCTGCACGTACACCGCGAACATCGGGCAATACGACGAACCCGACATCGCCTCACTACCAGGACGTGCACGGGACTACGGCGCCGACATCGCACGCCTCATCGACTGCCGTGAAACACTCGTCGAAGAAGGCATCACCGCCATCGCCACCGGCGCATTTCACATCCGCTCCGGTGGGCGCACCTACTTCAATACCACCCCCATCAGCCGCGCAGTCACCGGCACCATGCTTGTACGCGCCATGAAAGAAGATGGCATCGACATCTGGGGCGACGGATCAACATACAAAGGCAACGACATCGAGCGGTTCTATCGCTATGGCCTTCTCGCAAATCCCCATCTGACCATCTACAAACCCTGGCTCGATGAAGACTTCGTCGCCCAACTCGGCGGACGCCACGAAATGAGCCAATGGCTCACCGAACGCGGCCTGCCCTACCGGGAAACCCAAGAAAAGGCCTACTCCACCGACGCCAACATTTGGGGAGCCACCCACGAGGCCAAAACCCTCGAACACCTCAACACCAACCTGGAAACCATCAACCCCATCATGGGAGTCCGTTTCTGGGACCCCGAGGTTGACATCCCCACCGAAGACATCTGCATCACCTTCGAGCAGGGACGTCCCACCGCCATCAACGACACGGCCTACCCCAACCCAGTTGACCTAGTCATCGAAGCAAATGCCATTGGCGGACGCCACGGCCTGGGAATGAGCGACCAGATCGAAAACCGCATCATCGAGGCAAAATCTCGCGGCATTTATGAAGCTCCCGGAATGGCCCTGCTGCACATCGCCTATGAACGCCTCGTTAACGCCATCCATAACGAAGACACCATCACCGCGTATCACACGCAGGGACGCGCACTCGGGCGCCTGATGTACGAAGGACGCTGGCTCGACCCGCAATCCCTCATGCTGCGTGAATCACTCCAGCGATGGGTCGGGTCAGCTATTTCCGGCACCGTGACACTGCGCTTGCGCCGTGGTGAGGATTACTCCATCCTCGACACCGTCGGTGAAAAACTCAGCTACCACCCTGACAAACTCTCCATGGAGCGTGTCGAAAACGCAGCTTTCGGGCCAACCGACCGTATTGGGCAACTCACAATGCGTAACCTCGACATTGCCGATTCACGGTCGCGGCTGGAGGCATACGCCGAACAAGGAATTCTGCCCAATGCTGAAGAACAGAACGCTTCCACACCGGCTCTGACCGCTATGCATAGTGCAAGCAGCCACCACGCCCCGGTGCGTGCAGGTTTCTAGATCGGCATAAACCGGATAAGAGCGATTCCCAGGGCAAACACCGCGACCGCGACTCGTACCGCACGCCCAGGAACCGATAGGTACTTCCAGCTGACAATGCCTAGAAGGGCGAACAGTGCGAATCCGGTGCTAAATAGAACCAATCCGGTGCTGCCTGCAATAACAAGTCCGGAGGCGACAAGCAGGCTCACCGTGGCAGCCCATATCCACGCCGGTACTTTGACCAGTACTGCGGCGGCTTTGTCAGTGCCTTTCAAGGCAGGCTTGGCTGCGGATGCAGCAGAGCAGCCAGCTGGAGCGGTAGGAGGGGGAGTGCAGCTGGGAGATTGACCGGTTGCTGCGGCAGCGCTGCCCGAGCCGCATCCTCCACCTGTGGAGCGAGAGCACCCGCCACAGCCAACGGCTGCACCGCTGGCGGGGTTGGCTGCGTCCTCGTGAGGACCGTTATCGGTGCCGGGGCGCTGCGCAGGTGAGGTCATGTCTCGATCCTATGCGAATGGCCACCGACTGACATCTTGTCGGTGGCCATTGGCTGTTATGTAGCTAGCCGCTGCGCGGCAGGTGCGCGTGGACCTATATCACTGGGCGTCAGCCTGGATGGAGGTCAATGCAATGGTGTAGACGATGTCCTCGACGAGGGCGCCGCGCGACAGGTCGTTGACGGGCTTGGCAATGCCCTGCAGCATCGGGCCGATGCTGATAACGCTGGCAGAGCGCTGTACAGCCTTGTACGTGGTGTTACCCGTGTTGAGGTCGGGGAACACGAACACGTTTGCCTGGCCAGCCACGGGAGACTCAGGGGCTTTGCTCTGTGCAACCGATGTGGTGGTGGCGGCGTCGTACTGCAGCGGGCCATCAACGAGGATGTCTGGGCGCAGTTCGTGAATGCGCTCTGTGGCTGCTTTGACCTTTTCGATGTCGGCGCCAGAGCCAGAAGAGCCAGTGGAGAAGCTAATCATGGCTACGCGTGGGTCAAGACCAAATGCCTTAGCGGAGTCCGCGGACTGGATCGCAATGTCGGCAAGCTGGTCGGCGTTGGGGTCGGGGTTGACTGCACAGTCACCGTAAACGAGGACCTCGTCAGGCAGCCCCATGAAGAACACCGAGGAAACAAGCGATGCGCCGGGCTTGGTGCCCAGAATCTGCAGGGCTGGACGGATGGTGTTAGCGGTGGTGTGCACGGCGCCAGAGACCAGGCCATCAACCTCATCAAGGTGAAGCATCATGGTGCCGAGCACGACTGTGTCACCGAGGGCGTCTTTAGCCATCGCTTCTGTCATGCCCTTGTGCTTGCGACGTTCGACTAGAGCGTCCACGTATCGCTTGGCCGGTTCGGACGGGTCAATGATTTCGATGTCTTCTGGCAGGACACGGCCCAGGGAAGCAGCAACGGCTTCGACCTCGCTGCGAGGTGCCAGCAGAACACAACGCGCGATGCCTTTTTCGTGGCATGTGATTGCTGCGTCGACAGTGCGAGGCTCGGAGCCTTCGGGCAGGACAATGCGTTTGTTTGCGCGTGCTGCCAGTGTGGTGAGCTGACGACGGAACGCTGCAGGAGAGAGCCTGTTGTGGCTGGTGCTCTGCGTGATGGCGTCGATCCAGCTCTGCTCCAGGCGGGAGGAGACAGATTCCATGACGCGGCGGACTCGCACCTCGTCATCAGTGGGGATGCTGTCACTGAGATGGGTGATGGCGTACGAGGTTTCGTACGTGGGTGCGTTGTTCATGTAGATGGGCAGCCCATTGCTCATGGCGGTGCCGCAGAGGGTTGCAACGGCTGGGTCGATTCCTATGCCAGCGGAGAGCACGATGCCAGCGAGTTTGGTGCCGTTGAGTTCGGCCAGGCACGCGGCCATGAGGATGTCGTGACGGTCGCCGGGGGCGATGAGAACATGGCCCTCTTTGAGGTGGGGGAGGGCGCCGGGGATTGCTTGTGCTCCGATAACGAAGCCCTTGACACGCCGGTCGGAGTCTCCGGGGTTAACGGATTGGAGGCCGAGCTGGTCTGCCACGTCTTTCATGCGTGGTTCGGCCAGGGTTGGGTCCTGGGTGATGGTGGCGATGACGCGCAGCTCGCGGGCTTCGACAGCGTCGGTGTAGGGCTTGGTTGCCTCGGAGGTGGATGAGGGCAGGCGGTTGAGGACGACGCCGACGACGCGGCTGCTTTCCCCGATCTGGTAGTGGGGCAGGGCAACGCCTAGGCGTTCTGCGACGTGTTCTGGGGTGCGGTCTGAGCCGTTGACGACGAGGACGACTTCAGCGTCGAGGGTGCGGGCCAGGGCGGCGTTGAGGTCGTCAGCCCAGGGGGCTTCGTCTTCTTGGGCGAGGCCTTCGATGATGACGACTTCGTGGTCGCTGAGGACGGGTTCGGCGAGTTCGACGACTTCTTCCATAAGGGAGTCGACGAGGTTGCGGGACATGAGGGCGTCGATGTGGGCCCCGGGGATGGGTGTGGGGGGCTGGAGGGCGGTGACGAGGGAGACGAGTTGGGCAGAGGTGTCGGCGCCGTGGCTGTCGGGGCCTGCGAGGGGTTTGATGTAGCCGACTTCGACGCCACGTTCGTCGAGGGCGTGGAGTAGGCCGTGGCAGACGGCTTTGACGCCTGCTGCGTGGTTGGCGGGGACGACGAGAATTCGTCGGGACATGCGGTGACTCCTTCGAGCGCCTGCGGCGGTGCTGGCTCGGTGTGTAGTTGGGTAGGTGTGGGGCCCGGTGATGTGCCGGGCCCCACGTGGGTGTTAGCGGCTGAGGCGGTATGCGTCGCGTGCGATGACGAGTTCTTCGTCAGTGGGGATGACCCAGGCGGCGATGTCGCCGTCTTTGGTGATGCGGGCGGTTTTGCCGCGCAGTCCGTCGTTGACGCTGGGGTCGATTTCCAGGCCGAGGAAGCCGAGCTGCTTGATGATGTCTGCGCGGGTGACGTCGGAGTTTTCGCCGATGCCGCCGGTGAAGACGAGCAGGTCTAGGCCACCGAGTGCGACGCAGTAGGAGGCGATGTATTTGGCGACGCGGTAGTGGAAGGCGTCCAGGGCTAGAGCGGCTGCTTTGTTACCTTCGGCGGCGGCTTCTTCGACGGTGCGCATGTCGTTGGAGACGCCGGATAGGCCTAGGAGGCCGGACTCTTTGTTGAGTTTGGTGTCGATGGCGGCGGCGTCGCTGGAGGTGGCTTTGCTGATGTAGCTGATCACGCCGGGGTCGATGTCGCCGGAGCGGGTGCCCATGATGAGACCTTCGAGGGGGGTGAGTCCCATGGAGGTGTCGACGGATTTTCCGTCTTTGATGGCAGTGATGGAGCAGCCGTTGCCCAGGTGGGCGGTGATGATGCGGAGATTTTCGATGGGGCGGCCGTCGGCTTCGGCGGCTTTGCCGGCTACGTATTGGTGGCTGGTGCCGTGGAAGCCGTAGCGGCGGACGCCGTGCTCGTCGTACCAGTTTTGGGGGACGGCGTAGCGGTAGGCCTTTTCGGGCATGCTCTGGTGGAATGCGGTGTCGAAGACGCCGACCTGGGCCACGTTGGGCATGACGGCGGTGACGGCTTCGATGCCGGCGATGTTGGCGGGGTTGTGCAGGGGTGCCAGCGGCACGGTGTCGCGGATCGCGTCGAGGGCTGCCTGGTCGAGGAGGACGGAGCTGGCAAATTTTTCGCCGCCGTGTACGACGCGGTGGCCGACGGCAGCGATTTCGATGTTGTGGGCTTTGGTGAAGTCTTCGACGCGGGCGAGGACTTTGCTGATGATGCCTTGGTGGCTGGTGTCGTCGAGGCCATCGACGGTGGTGCGTTCTCCGCTGATGTCGAAGCGAATGGAGGCTTCGGGGGTGTCGACGCGTTCGGCTAGGCCTGTGAACTCGCGGTTTCCGGACTCGGGTTCGATGAGTGCGAATTTAAGGGAGGATGAGCCGCAGTTAAGGACGAGGACGGCAGAGGTCACTTTTCACCTTCTCGGTATGGGGGTGCGGGTTGTTCGGCACCGCTTCGGGGTCGTGTCGGTGTGTTCGAGCCGGTCACGTTGTTGGGGTCGGCTGGGTGGCTCGACCCGCGGTGTGACATGGTATTTCACTTGTTGTAGAGGGTGTGGGTCGCGTTCTCTTTCAGAGTATCGCGGGGGTTGGTGGGGCTCCCATTCGGGTGTGGCCATGTTGGGTGCGTGTGCTGGGGGTAGGGATGTGGCGGGTCATACTGGTGGTGAGATGACTGCTGCACATGTACTTCCTCCGTTGATGATCGGTTCTTTGTCGATCCCCACTCCTGTCGTTCTTGCACCGATGGCGGGGGTGACAAATCGTGCCTTCCGGCGTTTGTGTCGGAGTTTCGCTGCTGAAGGGCTCCCTGATGGGGGGAGTTGTTTGTATGTGAGCGAGATGATTACTTCGCGGGCGTTGGTGGAGCGTTCGCCGGAGACGATGAAGCTGATTGAGTTTGATGCCGATGAGTTTCCGCGGTCGATGCAGCTGTACAGCGTGGATCCGGTGACGATGGCGCGGGCTGCGCGGATGGTGGTGGATGAGGGGCTGGCGGATCATATTGATCTGAATTTTGGGTGTCCGGTGCCGAAGGTGACGCGTAAGGGTGGGGGTTCGGCGTTGCCGTGGAAGCTGGATTTGTTCACGGACATTGTTTCGATGGCGGTGCGAGAAGCTTCTCGTGGTGGGATTCCGGTGACGGTGAAGATGCGGATGGGGATCGATGCTGATCACCTGACGTATTTGGATGCTGGTCGGCGTGCTGTGGATGTGGGGGCTGCAGCGATTACGTTGCATGGTCGTACAACAGCGCAGGCGTATAGCGGTCATGCGGATTTGGATGCGATTGCGCGGTTGAAGGAGGCCGTTCCGCAGGTTCCTGTGTTGGGTAATGGGGACATTTGGTCGGCTGAGGATGCGTTGCGGATGGTGGAGCGCACGGGCTGCGATGGGGTGGTTGTTGGTCGTGGTTGTTTGGGGCGTCCGTGGTTGTTCGCTGATCTGGCTGCGGCGTTTAACGGTAGTGATATGCGGATGCGTCCGAATTTGGGGCAGGTGGTGGATGCGCTGCGTGCTCATGCTGAGTATTTGGTTGAGTTTTATGGTGATGAGCAGCGGGGGGCGCGTGATATCCGTAAGCACATCGCCTGGTATTTGAAGGGTTTCCCGGCGGGGTCGTATGTGCGGCATAACTTGGCGTTGGTGAAGGATTTGGCTGCGCTGGATGCGTTGTTGGGTGAGTTGGATCGGGATCATCCGTGGCCGGGTGTTCCTGCTGAGGGTGCACGGGGGCGTCAGGGAACGCCTCGGCGGGTTGCGTTGCCGGAGGGCTGGTTGGATAGCCGTTCGGTGGATGCTTCGGCGGGTGCGTGTCTTGCTGAGGCGGAGGTGGATGCTTCGGGTGGCTGAGGCGGGTGGTTTAGGCGTGTTGGTCGGGGTGGGTGCCGGTGTCGTCGGTGGGA
This region of Dermatophilus congolensis genomic DNA includes:
- the recO gene encoding DNA repair protein RecO, translating into MPLYREAAIVLRTTKLAEADRIITLLGRERGLIRAVGKGIRKTRSRFGARLEPGLVIDAQFYEGRNLDTVTQVEVLAPYGERITRDYDAWTAMIAMLEAAERFGQETTNSRNQFTLLAGALASIAAGEHDISMTLDAYLLRSVALAGWAPSFHDCAKCGAPGPHKAFNLTAGGTLCPHCRIPGSATPALATLAMLGALLEGDWDTAEQIAEPRYLREGSGLVRAYVQWHLERGVRALKYVERN
- a CDS encoding isoprenyl transferase is translated as MIAPMSSEYARPYPHPSGATAPQIPAKFLPKHVAIVMDGNGRWANQRGLSRTKGHEAGEAALLDVVAGAIEANITHLSAYAFSTENWKRSPEEVAFLMGFNRDVIRRRRDQLHEWGVRMRWVGRRPRLWKSVISELEIAQEMTKDNTGLTLYFCVNYGGRAELGDAAREIARKVAAGQLNPDKVDERTIAAHLTEPDMPDVDLFVRSSGEQRTSNFLLWQSAYAEMVFQDTLWPDYDRTTLWNAIEQYARRDRRYGGAVDTPAV
- the argG gene encoding argininosuccinate synthase, whose translation is MSTVLTKLPVGKHIGLAFSGGLDTSVAVAWMRENGAVPCTYTANIGQYDEPDIASLPGRARDYGADIARLIDCRETLVEEGITAIATGAFHIRSGGRTYFNTTPISRAVTGTMLVRAMKEDGIDIWGDGSTYKGNDIERFYRYGLLANPHLTIYKPWLDEDFVAQLGGRHEMSQWLTERGLPYRETQEKAYSTDANIWGATHEAKTLEHLNTNLETINPIMGVRFWDPEVDIPTEDICITFEQGRPTAINDTAYPNPVDLVIEANAIGGRHGLGMSDQIENRIIEAKSRGIYEAPGMALLHIAYERLVNAIHNEDTITAYHTQGRALGRLMYEGRWLDPQSLMLRESLQRWVGSAISGTVTLRLRRGEDYSILDTVGEKLSYHPDKLSMERVENAAFGPTDRIGQLTMRNLDIADSRSRLEAYAEQGILPNAEEQNASTPALTAMHSASSHHAPVRAGF
- the pta gene encoding phosphate acetyltransferase; translation: MSRRILVVPANHAAGVKAVCHGLLHALDERGVEVGYIKPLAGPDSHGADTSAQLVSLVTALQPPTPIPGAHIDALMSRNLVDSLMEEVVELAEPVLSDHEVVIIEGLAQEDEAPWADDLNAALARTLDAEVVLVVNGSDRTPEHVAERLGVALPHYQIGESSRVVGVVLNRLPSSTSEATKPYTDAVEARELRVIATITQDPTLAEPRMKDVADQLGLQSVNPGDSDRRVKGFVIGAQAIPGALPHLKEGHVLIAPGDRHDILMAACLAELNGTKLAGIVLSAGIGIDPAVATLCGTAMSNGLPIYMNNAPTYETSYAITHLSDSIPTDDEVRVRRVMESVSSRLEQSWIDAITQSTSHNRLSPAAFRRQLTTLAARANKRIVLPEGSEPRTVDAAITCHEKGIARCVLLAPRSEVEAVAASLGRVLPEDIEIIDPSEPAKRYVDALVERRKHKGMTEAMAKDALGDTVVLGTMMLHLDEVDGLVSGAVHTTANTIRPALQILGTKPGASLVSSVFFMGLPDEVLVYGDCAVNPDPNADQLADIAIQSADSAKAFGLDPRVAMISFSTGSSGSGADIEKVKAATERIHELRPDILVDGPLQYDAATTTSVAQSKAPESPVAGQANVFVFPDLNTGNTTYKAVQRSASVISIGPMLQGIAKPVNDLSRGALVEDIVYTIALTSIQADAQ
- a CDS encoding acetate/propionate family kinase, producing the protein MTSAVLVLNCGSSSLKFALIEPESGNREFTGLAERVDTPEASIRFDISGERTTVDGLDDTSHQGIISKVLARVEDFTKAHNIEIAAVGHRVVHGGEKFASSVLLDQAALDAIRDTVPLAPLHNPANIAGIEAVTAVMPNVAQVGVFDTAFHQSMPEKAYRYAVPQNWYDEHGVRRYGFHGTSHQYVAGKAAEADGRPIENLRIITAHLGNGCSITAIKDGKSVDTSMGLTPLEGLIMGTRSGDIDPGVISYISKATSSDAAAIDTKLNKESGLLGLSGVSNDMRTVEEAAAEGNKAAALALDAFHYRVAKYIASYCVALGGLDLLVFTGGIGENSDVTRADIIKQLGFLGLEIDPSVNDGLRGKTARITKDGDIAAWVIPTDEELVIARDAYRLSR
- the dusB gene encoding tRNA dihydrouridine synthase DusB, with protein sequence MTAAHVLPPLMIGSLSIPTPVVLAPMAGVTNRAFRRLCRSFAAEGLPDGGSCLYVSEMITSRALVERSPETMKLIEFDADEFPRSMQLYSVDPVTMARAARMVVDEGLADHIDLNFGCPVPKVTRKGGGSALPWKLDLFTDIVSMAVREASRGGIPVTVKMRMGIDADHLTYLDAGRRAVDVGAAAITLHGRTTAQAYSGHADLDAIARLKEAVPQVPVLGNGDIWSAEDALRMVERTGCDGVVVGRGCLGRPWLFADLAAAFNGSDMRMRPNLGQVVDALRAHAEYLVEFYGDEQRGARDIRKHIAWYLKGFPAGSYVRHNLALVKDLAALDALLGELDRDHPWPGVPAEGARGRQGTPRRVALPEGWLDSRSVDASAGACLAEAEVDASGG